A part of Desulfitibacter alkalitolerans DSM 16504 genomic DNA contains:
- a CDS encoding type II toxin-antitoxin system HicB family antitoxin has protein sequence MKIRIIHEFIGGVVFVKKYNFTILIEKDEDDVYVASVPGLKGCYTQARSVEELLPRIKEAIELCLEVEKEEYTQNKFIGVQQVEVTL, from the coding sequence GTGAAAATTAGAATAATTCATGAATTTATTGGAGGTGTTGTATTCGTAAAAAAATATAATTTTACTATTCTTATAGAAAAAGATGAAGATGATGTATATGTGGCATCTGTGCCAGGCTTAAAAGGTTGTTATACACAAGCTAGATCTGTGGAGGAATTGCTTCCAAGGATAAAGGAAGCGATAGAGCTTTGTCTTGAAGTAGAAAAAGAGGAGTATACCCAAAACAAATTTATTGGGGTACAGCAGGTAGAGGTTACATTATGA
- the nuoE gene encoding NADH-quinone oxidoreductase subunit NuoE, whose translation MCKQNTELKVKDILNCYQGKEREIIPILQQIQEELGYLSEEAMLATARFVRVPESKIYATATFYAQFRFKPVGRNHVAVCRGTACHVRGAERILDILERQLGIKEGETSQDLEYTLEAVACIGCCALAPAITINNQEVHGQLTPKKVAELFPAAAKGGN comes from the coding sequence ATGTGCAAACAAAATACTGAACTGAAGGTTAAAGATATTCTGAATTGTTATCAAGGCAAAGAGAGGGAGATTATTCCCATTCTGCAGCAGATTCAGGAAGAACTAGGTTATTTATCTGAAGAGGCTATGCTGGCAACAGCCAGGTTTGTCAGGGTGCCGGAAAGCAAAATCTATGCTACTGCCACCTTCTACGCTCAATTCCGGTTTAAACCGGTTGGGCGGAACCATGTGGCGGTATGCCGGGGAACCGCATGCCATGTTCGGGGGGCTGAGCGAATCTTAGATATCCTGGAACGGCAGTTGGGCATTAAAGAGGGGGAAACCTCCCAGGACTTGGAATACACTCTGGAAGCGGTAGCTTGTATCGGGTGCTGTGCCTTAGCTCCTGCTATTACCATTAATAACCAAGAGGTTCATGGTCAGTTAACCCCTAAAAAAGTGGCAGAGTTATTCCCTGCCGCTGCAAAGGGGGGCAATTAA